A window from Synechococcus sp. RSCCF101 encodes these proteins:
- a CDS encoding glycosyltransferase family 2 protein, whose product MTLEVWINGELDGFCDCSLASDVVASWGLGDHSGRYAFLYSSQKLSAGRLLRFVVHDACLFGEWSLLLPRQTGAVTTYGSPGSMASRLGSFERYKSFRSLSNDVRMKIALQRYYLSSKAVRSTSIDIILPTYNRAGVLRAAIESVLRQVHQCWHLYICDDGSSDNTADLCSCYVRDSRIHYLPMPHRGVSAARNAGLSRSRSGYVAFLDSDNTWSPEYLSLMLSFLSKQSLDCGFCAALLTGDCDGDKVWLGNFFSWRSCLEVNYIDLNCFVFRRASVGLKRASFDESLRRFVDWDFILAITKESRTAFLCCALVNYYNGDQLDRITSLEYRGARGSDVMDAIRAKHYQLAGMCDNVDAQIACASIDSG is encoded by the coding sequence TTGACGCTTGAGGTCTGGATCAACGGCGAGCTTGATGGCTTTTGTGATTGTAGTCTTGCCAGCGACGTTGTCGCTTCCTGGGGATTGGGCGATCACTCTGGCAGATATGCATTCTTGTATTCTTCTCAGAAATTGTCAGCAGGTCGCTTGCTTCGTTTTGTAGTTCATGATGCATGTCTGTTTGGTGAGTGGAGCCTGCTGTTGCCGAGGCAGACGGGAGCTGTGACCACATATGGCTCTCCCGGCTCAATGGCTTCACGGCTTGGGTCTTTTGAGCGCTACAAGTCATTCAGGAGCCTTTCGAATGATGTCAGAATGAAGATTGCTCTCCAGCGTTATTACCTTTCAAGCAAGGCCGTTAGGTCGACTTCCATTGATATTATCCTCCCGACATATAATCGGGCCGGAGTGCTGCGGGCTGCGATTGAGTCTGTGCTTCGGCAGGTTCACCAGTGCTGGCATCTCTACATCTGCGACGATGGCAGTAGTGACAATACTGCTGATCTATGTTCCTGCTATGTGCGTGATTCAAGGATTCACTATCTTCCTATGCCCCATCGAGGCGTTAGTGCCGCCCGCAATGCCGGCTTGAGCCGCTCTAGGTCAGGTTATGTCGCCTTTCTGGATAGCGACAATACATGGTCTCCTGAATATCTGAGCCTGATGCTCTCGTTCCTCTCTAAGCAGAGCCTAGACTGTGGCTTTTGCGCGGCCCTGCTGACTGGAGACTGTGATGGCGACAAGGTCTGGCTTGGCAATTTCTTCAGCTGGAGGTCATGTCTTGAAGTAAACTATATAGATCTCAATTGCTTCGTGTTCAGACGCGCCTCTGTGGGCTTAAAACGAGCATCCTTTGATGAATCGCTGAGGCGATTTGTTGATTGGGACTTTATCCTGGCCATTACAAAGGAGTCGCGCACCGCCTTCCTGTGCTGTGCTTTAGTTAATTATTATAATGGTGATCAGCTTGACAGGATTACGTCATTAGAATACCGGGGCGCGAGGGGGAGTGATGTGATGGACGCTATTCGTGCCAAGCACTATCAACTGGCCGGCATGTGCGATAATGTTGATGCTCAAATTGCCTGCGCAAGCATTGACAGCGGATAA
- a CDS encoding IS3 family transposase (programmed frameshift) produces the protein MKRIRHTPEQIIRKLKTAEQLIAQGKTVNEVCRVIEVTQPTYHRWRQQFGGMQAEEAKRLTQLEKENARLKKLLAEAELEKAMLKDLGRGKLLSPERRRRAVLVLQQRYRASERFTCRVVGQNRSTQRHHGTVPGAEETKLRRRLREIAADHIRWGRRMAHRVLRREGWSVNHKRVQRIWREEGLQRPTPRKQKRARPADGSVRRHRAEHPHQVWAMDFQFDATADGRRLKFLNVIDEHSRLCLAIRVGRRCKARDVVAVLEELTSLYPAPAFIRCDNGPEFIAHALRRWCRTSGTTTATIEPGSPWQNGFAESFNGRFRDEFLNTELFTTAPEAQILADRWRWEYNSLRPHSALQGRTPLEAAQQGAAA, from the exons ATGAAACGAATCCGACACACGCCCGAGCAGATCATCCGCAAGCTCAAGACTGCAGAGCAGCTGATCGCCCAGGGCAAGACCGTCAACGAGGTCTGCCGAGTGATCGAGGTGACGCAGCCGACCTACCACCGCTGGCGGCAGCAGTTCGGGGGGATGCAGGCCGAGGAGGCCAAACGGCTGACCCAGTTGGAGAAGGAGAACGCCCGACTCAAGAAGCTGCTGGCGGAAGCCGAGCTGGAGAAGGCGATGCTCAAGGATCTCG GCCGAGGGAAACTTTTGAGCCCGGAACGCCGGCGCAGGGCGGTACTCGTCCTGCAGCAGCGTTACCGGGCATCGGAGCGGTTCACCTGCCGGGTTGTGGGTCAGAACCGCAGCACCCAACGCCATCACGGCACGGTCCCTGGGGCCGAGGAGACCAAGCTGCGGCGCCGGCTGAGGGAGATCGCTGCCGACCACATCCGCTGGGGCCGGCGAATGGCCCACCGCGTGCTCAGACGCGAGGGCTGGAGCGTGAATCACAAACGGGTGCAACGGATCTGGCGGGAGGAGGGTCTCCAGCGGCCTACCCCCCGAAAGCAGAAGCGGGCACGGCCAGCGGACGGCTCAGTGCGGCGCCACAGGGCCGAGCATCCCCACCAGGTGTGGGCCATGGACTTTCAGTTCGACGCCACGGCCGATGGCCGGCGGCTCAAGTTTCTGAACGTGATCGATGAGCACAGCCGCCTCTGCCTGGCCATCCGAGTGGGCAGGCGTTGCAAGGCCAGGGACGTGGTGGCCGTGCTGGAGGAACTCACCAGCCTCTACCCGGCACCGGCGTTCATCCGGTGCGACAACGGCCCTGAATTCATCGCCCACGCCTTACGGCGTTGGTGCAGGACCAGCGGCACGACAACGGCCACGATCGAGCCAGGTTCCCCGTGGCAGAACGGCTTTGCCGAGTCGTTCAACGGGAGATTCAGGGATGAGTTCCTCAACACCGAGCTGTTCACCACAGCCCCAGAAGCTCAGATCCTGGCCGACCGCTGGCGCTGGGAGTACAACTCCCTCAGGCCGCATTCGGCCCTCCAGGGGCGTACGCCCCTGGAGGCAGCTCAACAAGGAGCTGCTGCATGA
- a CDS encoding IS3 family transposase (programmed frameshift) has translation MKRIRHTPEQIIRKLKTAEQLIAQGKTVNEVCRVIEVTQPTYHRWRQQFGGMQAEEAKRLTQLEKENARLKKLLAEAELEKAMLKDLGRGKLLSPERRRRAVVVLQQRYRASERFTCRVVGQNRSTQRHGGRAPGVEETKLRHRLREIAAEHIRWGRRMAHRVLRREGWSVNHKRVQRIWREEGLQRPTPRKQKRARPADGSVRRHQAEHPHQVWAMDFQFDATADGRRLKFLNVIDEHSRLCLAIRVGRRCKARDVVAVLEELTSLYPAPAFIRCDNGPEFIAHALRRWCRTSGTTTATIEPGSPWQNGFAESFNGRFRDEFLNTELFTTAPEAQILADRWRWEYNSLRPHSALQGRTPLEAAQQVSTDMRKVLTADTKKSSLDAAVSDPSVG, from the exons ATGAAACGAATCCGTCACACTCCAGAGCAGATCATCCGCAAGCTCAAGACTGCAGAGCAGCTGATCGCCCAGGGCAAGACCGTCAACGAGGTCTGCCGAGTGATCGAGGTGACGCAGCCGACCTACCACCGCTGGCGGCAGCAGTTCGGGGGGATGCAGGCCGAGGAGGCCAAACGGCTGACCCAGTTGGAGAAGGAGAACGCCCGACTCAAGAAGCTGCTGGCGGAAGCCGAGCTGGAGAAGGCGATGCTCAAAGATCTTG GCCGAGGGAAGCTTCTGAGCCCGGAACGCCGGCGCAGGGCGGTGGTCGTCCTGCAGCAGCGTTACCGGGCATCGGAGCGGTTCACCTGCCGGGTTGTGGGTCAGAACCGCAGCACCCAACGCCATGGCGGCAGGGCCCCTGGGGTCGAGGAGACCAAGCTGCGGCACCGGCTGAGGGAGATCGCCGCTGAGCACATCCGCTGGGGCCGGCGGATGGCCCACCGCGTGCTGCGGCGCGAGGGCTGGAGCGTGAATCACAAACGGGTGCAACGGATCTGGCGGGAGGAGGGTCTGCAGCGGCCCACCCCCAGAAAGCAGAAGCGGGCACGGCCAGCGGACGGCTCAGTGCGTCGCCATCAGGCCGAGCATCCCCACCAGGTGTGGGCCATGGACTTCCAGTTCGATGCCACGGCCGATGGCCGGCGGCTCAAGTTTCTGAACGTGATCGATGAGCACAGCCGCCTCTGCCTGGCCATCCGGGTGGGCAGGCGCTGCAAGGCCAGGGACGTGGTGGCCGTGCTGGAGGAACTCACCAGCCTCTACCCGGCACCGGCGTTCATCCGGTGCGACAACGGCCCTGAATTCATCGCCCACGCCTTACGGCGTTGGTGCAGGACCAGCGGCACGACAACGGCCACGATCGAGCCAGGTTCCCCGTGGCAGAACGGCTTTGCCGAGTCGTTCAACGGGAGATTCAGGGATGAGTTCCTCAACACCGAGCTGTTCACCACGGCTCCTGAGGCTCAGATCCTGGCCGACCGCTGGCGCTGGGAGTACAACTCACTCAGGCCGCATTCGGCCCTCCAGGGGCGTACGCCCCTGGAGGCAGCTCAACAGGTGTCAACCGACATGCGGAAAGTCCTCACTGCCGACACGAAAAAGTCCTCACTGGATGCGGCGGTCAGCGACCCTTCCGTGGGCTGA